The following coding sequences are from one Prosthecobacter vanneervenii window:
- a CDS encoding InlB B-repeat-containing protein: MKRKTTTLPATDVAPTIFRSRLWMSVLFSLSLAAGISTARASIAYGSINNFDTVNDTGVECHGFEIELDDIHSTDITYTYNYNHYGVPDIKEDNTDPAHPKVFIRWQGKKNPNGTWSAYTAIPAAPIPPTQGHQFTNPAVNFGGEHFGVGYITQPSAVLYNWLIDNGSGTLVRGGAVQVSTPTFTYNPPAAAAPAQVQAVIVPPPPPAPPPKEFGKAVWMKEIKTTTHNAGKVKLRDLVSEDPADPGGKNWKNGEPDEVEVEWRILQKKTSAADGGPNNQVAAAAEPLPNGNEVVTRRYEFYKYVGPLDAETGEAMGTAVGADGVHGTGSATYADHFNGATGEWVTVTTDMTTQVLVGDFTGAQMAAVDVNEALGLIDHVGDGQVGKAFAARRMIVEGGVPFTAVQTGTVPPGMTFDEVTGILSGTPSTAGQFQFSVTASDGVNPDVQKNYTMNIAAAGAALPAQSLLDTVVSPVGAGTTAGDGSYNPGDNAAVSIATTAPGYTFLNWTDNGQVVSTLPDYTVVMDVNHTLVANFVPATVQWTISASASPVAGGMVSGDGLVDDGTSVTLTAIPNAGYVFTSWTEAGALVSASATYTFTASADRTLVANFTLAPTYSITTSAAPTAGGSTSGGGTYASGASVTVTATPNAGYTFVNWTQNGTQVSSAASYTFNATTSRALVANFVLNGGALRTIAASSSPVAGGTVSGAGTYADGTSVTVTASPAAGYKFSKWKEGSTTVSTSPSYTFTVSANRTLVASFSQSYKVTCTSSPANGGSTEADSPSYSPGDNGNVKATPAAGYQFVSWTENGAVVSTNSTYNFTNVRANHAYVANFMPVGGLLMAVSASPAAGGVVSGGGACMVGDSVTVSATPNAGYVFTAWTEGGAVVSNAASYAFLASASRTLVATFTAGYGITTSVQPPTAGTTGGGGVVSVGASTTLSATANPGYSFINWTDSQGNVVSTNPSYSFTPAASGAYTANFSSLVAGIPFNFDNATPALNTDAPVPFTQLMVGYTATFSSDADGAFTTRSDAASGRTLSKFSGLYLESVSDAAQLDIRLDQSVTGISLDFATIEALTVPVASTLQLTAIDNSSGAPVVVGTVIAHGSASAGDSLPCGSISFNAAGAVFDEVLLQLPDLPAGAQRFIVDNIEVSPGGSTGGTMTLANPNWNITLSDFGYSDFLLDNTAGFVGREYLSGEWGSAVAYQVGGQAHAPTWLEPAFLYPDWQTNSDFHVVTGIHLVGGNKDGLPVAESVIANNDIEIILRFEMVDTVVGTPMGITPASAPGAGASINSNRYVMNQTFVVRNISGATITNLQLFQLLHGLISQHGQYDNRSYTGKLSEYRYDATMAGVDDSAAGSQSSTVGLEDYIGFQSKVAPAAYEIGSYGIVGIDDHVTGKPSDGVHLSIEKNWQSAPYTSRLGRDLFTPTSPWIAGGQRWDLGTLAAGQSVSFDIVLSLLTGTKVSITGGGSGGQGGGGSCNGGSTHVGGVDFEFDEITQEGTFFGEYSDADDSELSERTTEGEFALPSFETPHATRRQLWKLQYNGTHTGNIKLKFAYDPSLLPAGYDENQLVIYHFRNGVWEKLSGKVDTTNKVIEAVSPSLSPFMLGVNDVVVKPDVAVSVSNPGTLTVSWPDSFTGWILQEAADLNAASWANSTRPVTSAGGTCSVDVPISEGSKFFRLMRP; this comes from the coding sequence ATGAAACGCAAGACCACTACCCTGCCCGCCACAGACGTGGCACCTACGATCTTCCGCAGCAGATTGTGGATGAGCGTGCTTTTTTCGCTTTCTCTGGCAGCAGGCATATCCACAGCTCGCGCCAGCATCGCCTACGGCAGCATCAACAACTTCGACACGGTCAACGACACCGGCGTCGAGTGCCATGGCTTTGAGATCGAGCTGGATGACATCCACAGCACCGACATTACCTACACCTACAATTACAACCACTACGGCGTGCCGGACATCAAGGAGGACAACACTGACCCGGCGCATCCGAAAGTCTTCATTCGCTGGCAGGGAAAAAAAAATCCCAATGGCACCTGGTCGGCCTATACAGCCATACCGGCGGCTCCGATTCCTCCGACGCAGGGGCATCAGTTCACCAATCCCGCTGTTAACTTCGGTGGCGAGCATTTCGGGGTGGGATACATCACCCAGCCTTCAGCGGTGCTTTACAACTGGCTGATCGACAACGGCAGCGGCACCCTGGTGCGCGGCGGTGCGGTGCAGGTCTCCACGCCTACCTTCACCTACAATCCGCCTGCCGCCGCAGCACCTGCGCAGGTTCAGGCGGTCATAGTGCCACCTCCGCCTCCAGCGCCACCGCCCAAGGAATTTGGCAAGGCCGTCTGGATGAAGGAAATCAAAACCACGACACACAATGCCGGCAAAGTGAAGCTTCGTGATTTGGTGTCTGAAGACCCCGCTGACCCCGGCGGCAAAAACTGGAAAAACGGCGAGCCCGACGAAGTGGAGGTCGAGTGGCGCATCCTGCAGAAAAAAACCAGCGCTGCCGATGGCGGCCCGAACAACCAGGTGGCCGCTGCTGCCGAGCCGCTGCCCAATGGCAATGAGGTCGTCACTCGCCGCTACGAATTCTACAAGTATGTGGGTCCGCTGGATGCAGAGACAGGCGAAGCCATGGGGACGGCTGTAGGTGCTGATGGTGTGCACGGAACTGGCAGTGCCACCTACGCGGACCATTTCAATGGAGCCACGGGAGAATGGGTCACCGTGACCACAGACATGACCACCCAGGTGCTGGTGGGAGATTTCACTGGTGCGCAGATGGCCGCTGTGGATGTGAACGAGGCACTCGGACTCATCGACCACGTAGGAGACGGGCAGGTCGGAAAGGCTTTTGCCGCGCGTAGAATGATCGTGGAAGGTGGCGTGCCATTCACCGCTGTGCAGACCGGCACGGTGCCGCCTGGAATGACGTTTGATGAAGTCACCGGCATTCTCAGCGGCACGCCCAGCACCGCCGGGCAGTTTCAGTTCAGTGTCACCGCAAGCGACGGGGTAAACCCAGATGTGCAGAAGAACTACACCATGAACATCGCTGCCGCTGGAGCAGCGCTGCCGGCGCAGTCCTTGCTGGACACCGTGGTGTCTCCCGTGGGCGCGGGAACGACGGCTGGAGATGGCTCCTACAATCCCGGTGACAACGCTGCAGTCTCCATCGCCACTACAGCTCCGGGCTACACCTTTCTAAACTGGACAGACAATGGTCAGGTCGTCAGCACACTTCCGGACTATACCGTGGTGATGGATGTGAACCACACGCTGGTGGCCAATTTTGTGCCTGCGACGGTGCAGTGGACCATCAGCGCCAGCGCCTCCCCTGTTGCGGGTGGCATGGTTAGCGGAGACGGCCTGGTGGACGACGGCACCAGCGTCACGCTCACGGCCATTCCCAATGCCGGCTACGTCTTTACCAGTTGGACCGAGGCCGGGGCACTCGTCAGCGCCTCTGCCACTTATACCTTCACGGCCTCTGCGGACCGTACCTTGGTTGCCAATTTTACCCTGGCTCCCACCTATAGCATCACCACCTCGGCAGCTCCGACGGCAGGAGGCAGCACCAGTGGCGGCGGCACTTATGCCAGTGGTGCCAGCGTTACTGTCACAGCCACTCCGAATGCCGGCTACACATTCGTCAATTGGACTCAAAACGGCACTCAGGTCAGCTCCGCAGCCAGTTACACGTTCAACGCCACCACCAGTCGTGCCCTGGTGGCCAATTTTGTGCTCAATGGCGGAGCTTTGCGCACCATTGCTGCCAGCTCGAGTCCAGTGGCAGGCGGCACCGTTTCCGGGGCGGGCACTTATGCAGACGGGACCAGTGTCACCGTCACAGCCAGTCCGGCGGCCGGGTACAAGTTTTCCAAATGGAAAGAAGGCAGCACCACGGTGAGCACCTCGCCCAGCTACACCTTCACCGTTTCGGCGAATCGCACACTGGTGGCCTCCTTCTCTCAGTCTTACAAAGTTACATGCACTTCCAGCCCGGCCAATGGCGGCAGCACTGAGGCAGACAGCCCCAGCTACAGCCCTGGAGACAACGGTAATGTGAAAGCCACCCCGGCTGCGGGTTACCAGTTTGTCAGCTGGACGGAGAACGGCGCTGTGGTCAGCACCAATTCGACCTACAACTTCACCAACGTCAGAGCTAATCACGCCTACGTGGCCAACTTTATGCCGGTGGGCGGACTGCTCATGGCAGTGAGTGCCTCACCTGCTGCCGGTGGTGTGGTTTCAGGCGGCGGCGCTTGCATGGTGGGAGACAGCGTCACTGTCTCTGCCACGCCAAATGCGGGCTACGTTTTCACTGCCTGGACCGAGGGGGGAGCCGTGGTCAGCAATGCAGCCAGCTATGCTTTTCTGGCTTCGGCAAGCCGCACGCTCGTGGCCACCTTTACGGCGGGCTACGGCATCACCACCAGTGTGCAGCCACCCACGGCAGGCACGACCGGTGGCGGCGGAGTTGTCAGCGTAGGGGCCAGCACCACACTCAGCGCCACGGCCAATCCGGGCTACTCCTTCATCAACTGGACGGACAGTCAGGGAAACGTGGTCAGCACCAATCCAAGCTACTCTTTCACTCCTGCAGCCAGCGGTGCCTACACCGCCAATTTCAGCTCCTTGGTCGCAGGCATTCCGTTCAACTTTGACAATGCCACCCCTGCGCTGAACACAGATGCCCCGGTGCCATTCACGCAGCTCATGGTGGGGTACACCGCCACCTTCAGCTCGGATGCAGACGGTGCCTTTACGACGCGATCCGATGCCGCCTCGGGTCGAACACTCTCCAAGTTTTCAGGGCTCTATCTTGAATCTGTCTCTGATGCGGCACAGCTCGACATCAGGCTGGATCAGTCTGTCACCGGTATCAGTCTGGACTTTGCCACGATCGAGGCGCTCACTGTTCCGGTGGCTTCAACTCTGCAACTCACCGCCATCGACAATTCATCAGGCGCGCCTGTCGTGGTTGGCACTGTCATCGCGCACGGGAGCGCGAGTGCTGGTGATAGCCTGCCCTGCGGCAGCATCAGCTTTAATGCTGCTGGTGCGGTGTTTGACGAGGTCCTCCTTCAGCTCCCGGACCTGCCAGCCGGGGCGCAGCGTTTCATTGTGGACAACATCGAGGTGAGCCCCGGTGGCAGCACGGGAGGAACCATGACGCTGGCGAATCCCAATTGGAACATCACGCTTTCAGATTTCGGCTATTCCGACTTCCTGCTCGATAACACGGCGGGTTTCGTCGGGCGCGAGTATCTCTCTGGCGAATGGGGCAGCGCCGTAGCTTATCAGGTGGGCGGGCAGGCTCATGCGCCCACCTGGCTGGAACCTGCTTTCTTGTATCCCGACTGGCAGACCAACTCTGACTTCCATGTCGTCACCGGCATCCATCTGGTGGGCGGAAACAAGGATGGGCTGCCGGTGGCGGAATCAGTGATCGCCAACAACGACATTGAGATCATCCTGCGCTTTGAAATGGTGGACACCGTTGTGGGCACGCCCATGGGCATCACACCCGCCAGCGCGCCCGGTGCGGGAGCATCGATCAACAGCAACCGCTACGTAATGAACCAGACCTTTGTGGTGCGAAACATCAGCGGTGCTACCATCACCAACTTGCAGCTCTTTCAGCTGTTGCACGGGCTCATTTCCCAGCATGGCCAGTACGACAACCGCAGCTACACCGGCAAGCTCTCCGAGTACCGCTACGACGCCACCATGGCGGGCGTGGATGACAGCGCTGCTGGCAGTCAGAGCTCCACAGTCGGTCTGGAGGACTACATCGGCTTTCAGTCCAAAGTCGCACCGGCAGCTTACGAGATCGGCAGCTATGGCATCGTGGGCATTGATGACCATGTGACTGGCAAGCCCTCTGATGGTGTGCATCTCTCGATTGAAAAAAACTGGCAGAGCGCCCCATACACCAGCCGCCTCGGCCGCGATCTCTTCACACCCACCAGCCCATGGATAGCCGGTGGGCAGCGCTGGGATCTCGGCACGTTGGCTGCAGGTCAGAGTGTCAGTTTTGACATCGTCCTCAGTCTTCTCACCGGCACCAAGGTGAGCATCACCGGCGGAGGCAGCGGCGGTCAGGGTGGCGGGGGCAGCTGCAATGGCGGCTCTACGCATGTGGGTGGAGTGGATTTTGAATTCGACGAAATCACCCAGGAAGGAACCTTCTTCGGTGAGTATTCAGATGCCGACGACTCTGAACTTTCCGAGCGCACCACGGAGGGCGAGTTTGCCCTGCCGTCATTTGAGACACCGCATGCCACGCGCAGGCAGCTCTGGAAGCTCCAATACAACGGAACCCATACAGGGAACATCAAGCTGAAGTTCGCTTATGATCCCAGCCTGCTGCCAGCGGGCTATGATGAAAACCAGCTCGTCATCTACCACTTCCGCAATGGTGTCTGGGAGAAGCTCAGCGGCAAGGTGGACACGACCAACAAGGTCATCGAGGCCGTGAGCCCCTCCCTCTCGCCATTCATGCTCGGAGTGAATGATGTGGTGGTGAAGCCCGACGTGGCGGTCTCTGTTTCCAATCCGGGAACTCTGACAGTCAGCTGGCCGGATTCCTTCACAGGCTGGATCCTGCAAGAAGCTGCAGATCTCAATGCCGCCAGTTGGGCCAACTCCACACGTCCTGTCACTTCGGCAGGCGGTACTTGCAGTGTGGATGTTCCCATCAGTGAAGGCTCGAAATTCTTCCGTCTCATGAGGCCCTGA
- a CDS encoding YceI family protein, producing the protein MKISPLLLLFLLAGSALAETSRWSGTSTIAFNGSSTLHDWGGKVEPKPFTTIVTMDADGNPTKVEATVTVEVSRMDTAEAKRDENMRKAMQATAHPLITALIDTPFTAIRQGDAAPATLPLKLTMLGQTQTVIGKISRWHHQGDKASFDLDIDLSLKKSGITVPSVLLFIRVGDAIRVHASVSLKRHHS; encoded by the coding sequence ATGAAAATATCTCCTCTTCTTCTGCTCTTTCTCCTGGCCGGTTCTGCCCTGGCCGAAACCTCCCGCTGGTCTGGCACCAGCACCATCGCCTTCAACGGCTCCTCCACACTCCACGACTGGGGTGGCAAGGTGGAGCCCAAACCCTTTACCACCATTGTCACTATGGATGCGGATGGAAATCCCACCAAGGTGGAGGCCACTGTCACCGTGGAGGTGTCCAGGATGGACACTGCCGAGGCCAAGCGGGATGAAAACATGCGCAAGGCCATGCAGGCCACGGCGCATCCTCTCATCACAGCACTCATCGACACTCCCTTCACGGCCATCCGCCAGGGAGATGCCGCTCCTGCCACCCTGCCCTTGAAGCTTACGATGCTGGGCCAGACGCAGACCGTCATCGGCAAAATCAGCCGGTGGCATCACCAGGGTGACAAGGCTTCCTTTGATCTCGATATCGATCTCTCCCTGAAGAAAAGCGGCATCACGGTCCCATCTGTTCTGCTTTTCATCCGAGTGGGCGATGCCATCCGCGTGCATGCCAGCGTCTCCCTCAAACGCCACCATTCTTGA
- a CDS encoding type III polyketide synthase — protein sequence MPAYIHHIATETPEFIYSNEFTRDRMKGWISEPRAQRLVEMIYDRTGIETRYSASDDFMKEEGALFRTQPDGSLNSPGTGERNALYAKASRELAVKLARKTLAECPHFAKEEITHIVFASCTGFANPGPDYHIMRELGLNESVERYTVGFMGCYAAFPALRMAAQFCEANPQAVVLVMCLELCSLHLQVSEKPESIVANALFADGAAAAIVSAREPQRDRPSFRVHGFRSALVPSSEAHMAWDIGNNGFNMVLSAYVPELIGSNIRDILGGILDKHGLSATDIDEWAVHPGGRAILDQIEQQLALPASALEMSRSVLRDYGNMSSPTVMFVLKGFLEEAETKRAMTCAIAFGPGLTVETAVLERCGAAIPPVETVQPAIMTQAAVP from the coding sequence ATGCCCGCCTACATTCACCACATCGCCACGGAGACGCCGGAGTTCATCTACAGCAATGAATTCACGCGTGATCGCATGAAGGGCTGGATCTCCGAGCCGCGTGCCCAGCGCCTTGTCGAGATGATCTATGACCGCACAGGGATCGAGACGCGCTACAGTGCCAGCGACGACTTCATGAAGGAGGAAGGTGCGCTCTTCCGCACCCAGCCGGACGGCTCGCTCAATTCGCCAGGCACCGGAGAGCGAAATGCTCTCTATGCCAAAGCCTCGCGGGAGCTCGCCGTGAAGCTCGCACGCAAGACGCTGGCGGAGTGTCCGCACTTTGCCAAGGAGGAGATCACCCACATCGTCTTCGCTTCCTGCACCGGCTTTGCCAATCCGGGGCCGGATTACCACATCATGCGCGAGCTGGGACTCAACGAGAGCGTGGAGCGCTACACCGTCGGCTTCATGGGCTGCTATGCCGCCTTTCCCGCGCTGCGCATGGCCGCGCAATTTTGCGAAGCCAATCCGCAGGCTGTGGTGCTGGTCATGTGCCTGGAACTCTGTTCACTCCATCTACAGGTGAGCGAAAAACCGGAAAGCATCGTGGCCAATGCGCTCTTCGCCGATGGCGCGGCCGCTGCCATCGTCAGCGCGCGCGAGCCGCAGAGGGACCGTCCCAGCTTCCGCGTGCATGGCTTCCGCTCGGCGCTCGTGCCCTCCAGCGAGGCGCACATGGCCTGGGATATCGGGAACAACGGCTTCAACATGGTTCTCTCCGCCTATGTGCCCGAGCTCATCGGCAGCAACATCCGCGACATCCTTGGCGGCATCCTCGACAAGCATGGCCTAAGCGCGACAGACATCGACGAATGGGCCGTTCATCCGGGTGGGCGTGCCATTCTGGACCAGATCGAACAGCAGCTTGCGCTGCCTGCCTCCGCGCTGGAGATGTCTCGCAGTGTACTGCGGGACTATGGCAACATGAGCAGTCCCACCGTGATGTTTGTACTCAAAGGCTTCCTCGAAGAAGCGGAAACCAAACGGGCCATGACCTGCGCCATCGCCTTTGGCCCTGGTCTTACAGTGGAGACCGCCGTCCTCGAGCGCTGTGGTGCGGCCATTCCGCCCGTGGAAACGGTGCAACCTGCCATTATGACTCAGGCCGCAGTACCATGA
- a CDS encoding FAD-dependent oxidoreductase: MNTTDYDVIIVGGGPVGLLLACLLKQQGQRIRVLERRTESIAHSAAIGITPPSLHILEKLGLASKFISSGVKVRDCFVHGQRGKLGCVSFREIPDEHRFILSLPQVTTIALLQDHLGPEHFEAGCEVSYVRQTADHCEVQAGGSRLTARFVVACDGSRSSVRSVIGMRAPGRSYDCHFVMGDFVDRSSFGDEAHLFFTAAGSVESFPLPGGQRRWVVQTDTRMDRPPPGLVSMLTKQRTGIDVPAADQVNESVFTPRKFNCDRYYEGRILFCGDAAHGMSPIGGQGMNTGFADAEFLAEILTRSDPLKLLPAYNRYRRKAAKTAIFRAEWGMWLGTWRGRVRSALRDFILKYLLCQGPVARHMGSFYAMLTIPFNTLKRVPAASLQPRTL; encoded by the coding sequence ATGAACACCACCGACTACGACGTCATCATCGTCGGCGGCGGGCCTGTGGGTCTTCTGCTCGCCTGCCTGCTCAAACAGCAGGGGCAGCGCATTCGTGTGTTGGAGCGCCGCACTGAGTCCATCGCACACTCCGCAGCCATCGGCATCACGCCGCCCTCCCTGCACATTTTGGAAAAACTGGGGCTCGCCTCCAAATTCATCTCCAGCGGGGTAAAGGTGCGCGACTGCTTTGTGCATGGCCAGCGTGGAAAGCTCGGCTGCGTCTCCTTCCGCGAGATCCCGGACGAGCACCGCTTCATCCTCTCGCTGCCGCAGGTCACCACCATCGCCCTTTTGCAGGATCATCTGGGTCCGGAGCACTTCGAAGCTGGCTGCGAGGTTAGCTACGTGCGGCAGACGGCGGATCACTGCGAGGTGCAGGCCGGCGGGAGCAGACTCACGGCGCGCTTTGTGGTGGCGTGTGATGGCAGCCGCAGCTCCGTGCGCAGCGTCATCGGCATGCGTGCGCCGGGCCGCTCCTACGACTGCCATTTTGTCATGGGCGACTTCGTGGACCGCAGCAGCTTTGGAGACGAGGCACACCTCTTCTTCACTGCAGCGGGTTCGGTGGAGTCCTTTCCCCTGCCCGGTGGGCAGCGCCGGTGGGTGGTGCAGACAGACACACGCATGGACCGCCCGCCTCCCGGATTGGTCAGCATGCTGACCAAACAACGTACCGGCATCGACGTCCCTGCTGCAGACCAAGTCAATGAGAGCGTCTTTACCCCGCGCAAGTTCAACTGCGACCGCTACTACGAAGGGCGCATCCTTTTCTGCGGAGACGCCGCACACGGGATGAGCCCCATAGGTGGCCAGGGCATGAACACAGGCTTTGCCGATGCGGAATTTCTCGCCGAAATCCTGACGCGCAGCGATCCCCTCAAGCTTTTGCCCGCCTACAACCGCTACCGCCGCAAGGCCGCTAAAACGGCCATCTTCCGCGCCGAGTGGGGCATGTGGCTCGGTACCTGGCGCGGGCGTGTACGCTCAGCACTACGGGACTTCATTTTGAAATACCTGCTCTGCCAGGGCCCCGTGGCCAGGCACATGGGCTCGTTCTACGCCATGCTCACCATTCCTTTTAACACCCTCAAACGCGTTCCTGCCGCCAGCCTGCAGCCGCGCACCCTCTGA
- a CDS encoding SAM-dependent methyltransferase, with protein sequence MSDSSTYISTIEGAASHYDDLDQFYREIWGEHIHHGVWFTGKETDTEAAENLVKIVADLGHHSPGLKVCDIGSGYGTTARILAQKHGVDITGMTISAVQVAYAEKHNSVPGLTHFMLRDWYDNQLPDNHFDIVQTVESLEHMPDLPGFFRECYRVMKPGGRLVATAWMSCENPDTFARRHFIDAITREAQIAGVRPESEFRAATEGAGFVKYQFKDYAPQVKRTWPLCALRTVKGLLTKSRYRRFLFSSRNPNRIFALTLFRIWLAYELGIQRYGVFSAEKR encoded by the coding sequence ATGTCCGACTCCTCTACTTACATCTCCACCATCGAAGGCGCAGCCTCCCACTACGACGACCTCGACCAGTTTTACCGAGAAATCTGGGGCGAGCACATCCACCACGGCGTCTGGTTCACCGGTAAGGAGACCGACACTGAAGCCGCTGAAAATCTGGTCAAAATCGTCGCCGACCTCGGCCATCACAGCCCTGGTCTGAAGGTCTGCGACATCGGCAGCGGCTACGGCACCACCGCCCGCATCTTGGCGCAGAAGCACGGTGTCGACATCACCGGCATGACCATATCCGCTGTGCAGGTTGCATATGCCGAAAAGCACAATTCAGTGCCCGGACTCACCCATTTCATGCTGCGGGACTGGTATGACAACCAGCTGCCGGACAACCACTTCGACATCGTACAGACCGTTGAAAGTCTGGAGCACATGCCCGACCTGCCCGGCTTCTTCCGTGAATGCTACCGGGTCATGAAGCCAGGCGGCCGCCTGGTGGCCACCGCCTGGATGTCTTGTGAAAATCCCGACACCTTTGCCCGGCGGCATTTCATCGATGCCATCACGCGCGAGGCTCAAATTGCCGGCGTCAGGCCAGAGAGCGAATTCCGCGCTGCCACTGAGGGCGCAGGCTTTGTGAAATATCAGTTCAAAGACTACGCCCCGCAGGTGAAACGTACCTGGCCGCTCTGCGCCCTGCGCACAGTAAAGGGGCTGCTGACGAAATCGCGCTACCGCCGTTTCCTGTTCAGTTCCCGCAATCCGAACCGCATTTTTGCCCTGACACTGTTCCGCATCTGGCTGGCCTACGAGCTGGGCATCCAGCGTTACGGAGTCTTCAGTGCCGAAAAGCGTTGA
- a CDS encoding acyl carrier protein, translated as MPVSEERQQELAKSLKRCSAETLAAAIRFDETKNLDELPAIILGVLERDAANPRPDGMASVTDDMKLVDDIGMDSFGMIEVVMTAEEVLGLTIATEEMGSISTLGDLKKFLRTKLGASHS; from the coding sequence ATGCCTGTAAGCGAAGAACGCCAGCAAGAACTCGCCAAATCCCTCAAGCGCTGCAGCGCGGAGACTTTGGCGGCCGCCATTCGATTCGACGAGACCAAAAACCTCGATGAACTGCCCGCTATCATCCTCGGCGTGCTGGAGCGTGACGCCGCCAACCCGCGCCCGGATGGCATGGCCTCCGTCACGGACGATATGAAGCTGGTCGATGACATCGGCATGGACTCCTTTGGCATGATCGAAGTGGTGATGACGGCCGAGGAAGTGCTCGGCCTCACCATCGCTACCGAGGAGATGGGCAGCATCAGCACTCTGGGCGACCTGAAGAAATTCCTGCGTACCAAACTCGGCGCCAGCCATTCATGA
- a CDS encoding beta-ketoacyl-[acyl-carrier-protein] synthase family protein, which translates to MKRVVVTGLGFISSIGNNRAEVTQSLREARSGIEFVPELAAANDRVKLAGTVKGFDFPSSDPLDWTFPSHVQLNRAQLRTMVPNSVFATAAMQEAIADSGLLPEQVSDPQTGLYCASAGSPWMTYLAMDSVLKRGPARTSAPVVIAGMPNSLHLNLTARFAIKGATLAFNSACASSSHALGHACDMIRLGRQKRMFVVGAEDAQQIHTILPFASLRALSSQSDPFLAPRPFDAGRDGFIITGGGVVLVLEEAELAAERGAKVYAEVKGWGQSSDGYDVVAPDPSGSGLARAMTNAMQDADLAPEAIDYINAHATATQAGDIAELSALKTVFTGDKRPKVSSTKALTGHGLCLAGALEAGISCLALSEGFMPISAKIQNLDPASEGVSILTSPTDQAPRVAMSNSSGFGGSNVALIFSAT; encoded by the coding sequence ATGAAGCGCGTCGTCGTCACAGGCCTGGGCTTCATCTCCAGCATTGGCAACAACCGTGCCGAAGTCACCCAGAGCCTGCGCGAAGCACGCTCCGGCATTGAGTTTGTGCCTGAGCTGGCCGCAGCCAATGACCGTGTGAAACTGGCGGGCACAGTGAAGGGGTTTGATTTCCCCTCCTCCGACCCACTCGACTGGACCTTCCCATCCCACGTGCAGCTCAACCGCGCCCAGCTGCGCACCATGGTGCCCAACTCGGTCTTTGCCACCGCTGCCATGCAGGAGGCCATCGCCGATTCTGGACTGCTCCCCGAGCAGGTTTCAGATCCGCAGACCGGGCTCTACTGCGCCTCCGCAGGCTCACCCTGGATGACTTATCTGGCCATGGACTCCGTGCTCAAGCGAGGCCCGGCCCGCACCTCGGCACCGGTCGTCATCGCTGGCATGCCGAATTCCCTGCACCTCAATCTCACCGCACGCTTTGCCATCAAAGGAGCCACGCTGGCCTTTAACAGCGCCTGCGCCTCTTCCTCCCACGCCCTCGGCCACGCCTGCGACATGATCCGCCTGGGCCGGCAAAAGCGCATGTTTGTCGTCGGTGCTGAGGATGCGCAGCAGATCCACACGATTCTCCCCTTTGCCTCCCTGCGTGCACTTAGCTCGCAAAGCGATCCTTTTTTGGCTCCTCGTCCGTTTGATGCAGGTCGTGATGGCTTCATCATCACCGGTGGCGGAGTGGTGCTCGTGCTCGAAGAGGCCGAACTGGCTGCCGAGCGTGGCGCCAAAGTGTATGCCGAGGTCAAAGGCTGGGGCCAGAGCTCCGACGGCTATGATGTCGTCGCACCCGATCCCTCCGGCAGCGGACTCGCACGCGCCATGACGAATGCCATGCAGGACGCGGACCTCGCTCCGGAAGCGATCGATTATATCAATGCCCACGCCACGGCCACCCAGGCCGGAGACATCGCCGAACTCAGCGCCCTGAAGACCGTCTTCACTGGAGACAAACGCCCCAAGGTCAGCAGCACCAAGGCACTGACCGGCCACGGCCTCTGCCTCGCAGGTGCGCTGGAGGCGGGCATCAGCTGTCTGGCTTTGAGTGAGGGCTTCATGCCTATCTCCGCCAAGATCCAGAATCTCGATCCCGCCAGCGAAGGCGTGTCCATCCTCACCAGCCCGACCGATCAGGCTCCGCGTGTGGCCATGAGCAACTCCAGCGGCTTTGGCGGCTCGAATGTGGCGCTGATTTTCTCGGCTACTTGA